The genomic interval TAAGTATagatattttcaataaattaaacaataattaatttgaattttaatatttgtgatGACTTTATAGAcgagagtttttttttaatgaaaaaatctttaaattttgaccataaactaatattattttttgtactgAAATGATCAAATACGATGAGATGTAGTGTTAACGAAACGAGATATGTAGCATTAATTTAGTGGTAAAAGTAAAATTACATTTAGGTTGGATCAAATTTTGACTAGGTAGAGGGTAGTTGAAATATGAAAGCAGCGAAAAGGAATTTGTGTACGTGGTGATTTAATTTGGATTTCGATCAGGTGGTGATAGAGAGATGAGTGGCCAATTGGGATGCCATCGTTTCGCCCAACAGACAGAAAGCAATTAATCCAGCACATccatttttactatttttgtttGATACTCGTTTTCTTGCGTAAAGTGATGCCCGGAGAATCTTACTACAAATCTTACACAGTTCTACACACCACCACAGGGTCCCCCTTtacaattacaaataaataCCATACATCCCCCTCTTTCTTCTTTTGCTCCACACCTTCAAATCAAAACCTCCCTCCATACAATTCACCCTCCTTTTTAAGCTAACTTCTTAATTAaatatctctatctctatctctatttaaaaaacatattcaCATCATACTTTCAAACTAATAACATGGGAAGTTCGGTGCGTGTTAAAGAAGCTGTGGTAGTCACACCTTCAGAGCCCACACCAAATGCTGTCCTGTTACTTTCACCACTCGACTCTCAACTTTTTCTCCGCTTCACTATAGAATATCTTCTACTTTACAGGCCCGGCCCGGGCCTCGACCAAGTGACCACCACTTCTCGTTTAAAAGCTGCATTAGCCAAAGCTCTTGTTCCTTATTACCCATTGGCTGGGAGAGTAAGGCCCAGACAAGATAATTCGGGCCTTGAGGTCTTGTGTAAAGCCCAAGGAGCGGTTTTCATCGAAGCAGTTAGTGACCGTTACACCGTCAACGACATCCAAAAAGTGCCAAAGACGGTTACGCAATGGAGGAAACTCTTGTCGCTCAGCGTCCCTGACGTTCTCAACGGATCTCCGCCGTTAGTCATTCAGCTGACGTGGCTCTCCGACGGCGGCGCAGCGTTAGGCGTCGGATTCAGCCACTGCATATGCGACGGCATCGGTAGCGCGGATTTTCTCAACTATCTAGCAGAATTGGCTTTAGGAAAACGCGGCAGTCCTAAAACGAAACCAGTCTGGGATCGCCACGTTTTCAATCTTTCGCAGCCGTTGAGTCGGGTTGACTCAGTGAGCCACCCCGAGTTCAACCAGGTTCCAGATCTATGCGGGTTTATGAACCGAGTCACGAATTCTCTCAGACCAACTTGCAATGTGTTTGATAAGAAACGGTTAAATGAGCTAAAAAGCGTGGCTCGTCGCACGTGTCAAGTAAGCGATTCTTCGTACACGTCGTTTGAAGTGCTTGCGGCACACGTGTGGAGGAGTTGGGCGAGAGCATTGGCGTTTCCACCCAACCAAACGCTGAAATTGTTGTTTAGCGTTAACGTGAGGAATCTGGTAAAAGCGGGTTTACCCGATGGGTATTATGGAAACGCGTTTGTTCTAGGGTGCGCGCAGACAAGTGCGAGAGAACTTGGGGAGAGAGGAATCGGGTACGGGTCGGGTTTAGTGAAGAGAGCGAAGGAGAGAGTGGACAGTGAGCATGTGAGGAGAGTGACTGAGTTGGTTTCCGAGTCAAGAGCGAGTCCTGACTTGGTGGGTGTGTTGATACTGTCGCAGTGGTCGAGGTTGGGTCTTGATCGGGTTGACCTGGGAATGGAGAAACCGGTGTTTGTGGGGCCCATTTGTAGTGATAGGTACTGTTTGTTTTTGCCGGTGAAGGGTGAAAGGGACGGCGTCAAGGTCACGGTGGCTGTTCCCGCAGCCGCCTTTGACAATTACCACCGTTTCCTCCGGGACTACTAACCTTTGTTCATATTTtggataatattaataattaatttttttacctgtttaattttttttatataattattacagtacttgtttatttatttaagaaaataaaaaattgaaattcgtatttttccACTCATTAACAACTAATCCATttaacaaaatgaaataaatgattgaaataatatatagTAATGATTAAGGAATAATTGCGATTGAAAACATACTAGTAATAGGTTCGTTATCAAATCTAATCAATCAATCAGACTTTTTTTCTGCAAATTAGTATTACTACTATTTTCCAATTCATGGGCTAAAGTCATTGGGTGATCTATCCCCACGTTGAAATTCATCTTATGCCATTCCCACTTACacttaccttttttttttcttccaaactGATCCTAAAATTTCCTTATCATGGTACCATTTTCTACCGCAGTTTACAAGATCCTTCCCTTTAAGCACCTACGAATCTTTCTAGCTTTACATAAATTTCAACAAACCTTAACACTTTGTTTTATAATGCACAGATGAAATAAATCTTTCACTGTGTACGACCCCCACAGTATACAAGTTTGTTTATATCGTTAGAATAATGGAAGTTTATTATATCAAATAGATATAAAGAAATTTATCAATCTAAttctgaaaaataaatttatgtataatattaaattatgttCCTTGCGCATACtagacaaaattttattttataagcaAAAACTTGCTTAAGAGTACAAAGATTGTTCCAACCATTTGCATAAAAAAACAAGTTTAACAAATTAATCTCCAAGATATAATACCACTTGTAATACCATATCCCAATAATGTTTCTACTCTCTTTACAAATAATTCCATATTAATATAAAGATTTGATATGAGTGAAATATATGTCTAATCAACTGTTATTTTTAAACAGAGTCGACCATAAACTTATGCAGACAAATCCATAtggcttaatttttttaaaagtactATAAGGTCCAAAGAATACTACTGGAGATAACAATTCGTTCTTTTTGggttttttgtgttttttttttattaagattgaatttttaagattagaacaaaactttcaaaatatttgaaatgaccTTATCTCTTTAAacaaagttttatttttcaataaccAAATAGTTCAAACAAATCAAAAGTTGAACCTTTATTATTAGTATACTAATTATATACAATGCACATTAATACACAAATATTGTATACAATTAGTTTGCTAATAAGaaatgtttaatttatatatatatatatatatattttgaagtaGTATGAATtgacacattttaaaaaattgttaatcctttaaaattattttttatggctACCTAATCATATATCTAATGAGATGATGCGTTatgataaaatatgaaaaaaatagattttaattatttactaaattatgtattacttaaattattttcaattataatatttacgTATGATTATATAGACCaaatttaatatcttatttttaattataacacaTTCTCCCACCTATATAGCCATGTATCTAAAGAAATATCCATCATTGTATAAAAGTATACTAATTAATTAGAGTACATTTTATATACGTTCAATCCACAACTCTTTGAATTTCTATATAAAATTGTAGCATGATTAGTTGCCACTTCatgcaattatttattttgaaattagttGATGAACATGGTTGGGTTCTTTGAAcgaagttttttatttatacaaattAGTTTGAAgctttcatgttttttttcttccattgtAGCTCTTTCTACtattaaatgtttaattatgtATAAAAAGAAGATCAAGTGCTTTAATGTCATTGTATATTCGTTACTACAATGATGATGTCTGTCGAAAATTCTCTTTTTGTTTATTACTCATATCATAAAcgtgaaaagttatttttaaaaatgtgtcacaaaaaaagtatattgtgtctgtttttgtttttcaacaAGATATGCATGACGTATATATGGTaggaattttaaatattttactcgCATATTCGTAATCTTTTTAAAGAACTcgatgcatttttttttatttaaaaaaaatacaaacttgAGCACACATATCCAGTTCAACCATTGAGAAGCATAGTAATTGGTATATAGACCAAAATGTTAGTGACTTGATTAATTGATAATTACATTTTTCATAAGCGGTGATATTATACTTTGCTATTATCTTTGTctttatatgtaaatttttttagaaataaaattttattcaaattacaaGAGGCATTAatgatttttcataaaaatatctttaataaaataaagagaaataaaaaactcatCAATTATGTTAGAAAgatattatacattattaacaaatttaatgtaaaattatgtCCCTTATTTTTTGTGCAAAGACCAATAGAGTTTAATTACCTATAGAGACAGAGGTAGTACTAAGCTACATTTAAGGCAATGGACTTTGAATGTTATCATGTCTAGTTTAATTGATTGTATATATAACTAAACAATGGCAATAATTTATTGTTGTACAATAAATATATAGCCTAATGGGTACGAAAAGGAATGCATTATATGTTTCGATAAGTATTCTGTCcctcttttattatttttatgttaatatttttctctataatACCGTTTGATGCTAGACAATAGATAATCAGTTAGGTGCTTTAAGATAAGGCTTGAAGGATTCTCCAAATAAAGATAATAGCAAACTAACATAAATGTCAACCAACATAACAAATGAATTATTTGTCCTCATGCATTCCGCCCTGTTTTTTCTGACCCTTTGTCAAAACTTACCACTGTAATGTGCTTAAATTACACAAAAGATTgacaaaaaattgattttgaataaattacaaaatttaataataataataataacagagtaattatctttaaattttagCTCAACTGACAAAATACTGATATCattaaatttaacatcttttttCGAATTCAAACTTATAATCTcgtaattttttcaataatatatagttcgactattttaactaaataaacttaaaaaaaatattaaccttgtcaatttttttaaaaaaatatttcttaatcTGAACTTAACTATTTAATCGAAAAACAAAGGGATCCCAACCGGAGTAACACTACTGTTTGAGatctttttaatgaaaattttgcgattgtttttctaattatttCATGATATtaagagaataattttttttaggtgaacaagaaaatataattaaggaTTTGATAGATGTACAATGAAAATGTAACAATTTTCTACACAGTCAATAATTCATAatcattcaattattaaaaatatttaatatttatcttaaaaatcttacacaattatttgtaattgattaataatataaaaatatttacaccaaaaaatacataaaaattattctctataattaataaattaaccttttcgtaattttatataattaaataaattttattctttaaaacatttaaatgataataatatacTAATGTAGCATATAAGTTATAACtcaaatatcaatattgttatattaaacattatattttaattataattcaaaacaTTACATTTATATATCAATTTGTAAAAGTAATTATACACTACAAAAAATTCCCTCATTTGTGGCCGAACAAAatcctcacaaattagtgaccgaaaaagccatcacaaatacaaaaattcaaattggtctttatttgtggctgaaaaagccttcacaaaaaattaaaattttagctgGATTTTGTAGCTGcataagccctcacaaaatcacaacgttgtcattttgtgagggcttttgtagccacaaaatcaaccatttgtgagggtaaaggccgccacaaaggcaaGTCATTTTGTTACATgacttttaaagcgctttttgtgaaagcgttgtaaaaggcttgcgCTTTCCTCTACTCTGTGAACCCTCATTTCCTCTATTGTGCGCCCATCCACCGATCCTcctttaaaataaattggataCGTTGTTTCAGGTacgtattgtatttattaattttttgttttcactaAAACTGATAAATTGCTACataacaaccacatgaaattgattcaattgatgatggtttatatcttagagatgatcatgatgagagAATTTGGATTAATCTATCGTTttgtatcgttaatggacaaacaaatgtgaatctcaccaggaaaagaagaagggcatcttaatgtgtttaattgttttatataagccatgtaatctgaactgagtttatgtaattttattgtttgatctgtcagaattgagcattttagtatttagcttgagctgtatttgattttctgcttatatttagcttgatcttagtgttttatactaagttcatgtaatttaagtgtttgacctgccagaactgatttttttgcttatattgaacttgaaaaagctttgtttgagtgctgagaatttttcttgaactttaatatatatatatatgtataactaattatttggaataaaaaacaaatccaaatataggtatgtTACTAATGCACTTTACAAAAACTGAacttatattgtaatttaacaaaaactgatcagaacataaaatttataattttacagcgtttttgtcaataagcgctataaaaagcctttaaaaaaaaataaggcgGTCACATAAcacttgcacataataaaacaaagaagccttttaaagcgctttgtggaaaaatgctgtaaaagggtcacatgacgcttgcacataataaaacaaagaaacctTTTAAAGCGTTTTGTGGAAAAGCAGTGTAAAATGGTCACATAGCGCtggcacataataaaacaaagaagcctttaaagcgctttgtggaaaaatgttgtaaaagggtcacatagcgcttgcacataataaaacaaagaagtaatttaaagcgctttgtggaaaaacgttgtaaaagggtcacataacgcttgcacataataaaataaagaagccttttaaagtgttttgtggtaaaacgctgtaaaagggtcacataacgcttgcacataataaaacaaagaagccttttaaagcgctttgtggaaaaATGCTGTAAAAGGATCACATAGCACTtgcatataataaaacaaagaagccttttaaagcactttatggaaaagcgctgtaaaaggttgcttgcacataataaatacaaagaagccttttaaagcactttttggaaaaacgttgtaaaagtttgtttgcacataataaacacaaagaagccttttaaaagcgctttgtggaaaaTCGTTGtaaaaagcttttaaaaaaaataaaataaagaggtcttttacagcgctttttcaaaaaagcgttgtagtagggttttatatataacagtaaactaCTCCAGTTTCCTTTTCATACGCTTGTAGTAGGGTTTCATATATAACATTAAACTTCATACGGTtgtttcctcctcctcttcattctccttctcattgcgaaccctacgaaTAATATTGTCTTGTtactaaccctcattacgtaaacttcatacgcttgtttcctcttcattcttcttgtcattgcgaaccatctttgtttctacgaaccctactctccattacgtaaacttcatacgctcgtttctgcgaaccctactctcaTACGAACTGTTCGTATTTCTGCATTGTTCTTCTTTGTTCGTATTTCTGCATTGTTCTTCTTTGTTCGTATTTCTGCATTGTTCTTCTTTGTTCGTATTTCTGCATTGTTCTTCTTTGTTCGTATTTCTGCTCTGTAACCCTACTGTTCTTCTGTTTTttaggtattgtatttattagttttttgtttcactaaaatgcatgttgaacttatactgctatcaatgcacaaatatttattgacttatatgtattattttatagtgccctcgtcaaactaacaacatcaaatgtgggtactatatattgcgattcatgaaggagattgttgatatgaatcaaactataatcctaGAAatggtacggtattttcattatttgattttcatataaaaactatgtatatacttgattctaacttatttatgttcaatttttatatcgcacagtactttgacaattccagtccaacatactctgaaagagatct from Cicer arietinum cultivar CDC Frontier isolate Library 1 chromosome 5, Cicar.CDCFrontier_v2.0, whole genome shotgun sequence carries:
- the LOC101504603 gene encoding alcohol acyltransferase 9, with the protein product MGSSVRVKEAVVVTPSEPTPNAVLLLSPLDSQLFLRFTIEYLLLYRPGPGLDQVTTTSRLKAALAKALVPYYPLAGRVRPRQDNSGLEVLCKAQGAVFIEAVSDRYTVNDIQKVPKTVTQWRKLLSLSVPDVLNGSPPLVIQLTWLSDGGAALGVGFSHCICDGIGSADFLNYLAELALGKRGSPKTKPVWDRHVFNLSQPLSRVDSVSHPEFNQVPDLCGFMNRVTNSLRPTCNVFDKKRLNELKSVARRTCQVSDSSYTSFEVLAAHVWRSWARALAFPPNQTLKLLFSVNVRNLVKAGLPDGYYGNAFVLGCAQTSARELGERGIGYGSGLVKRAKERVDSEHVRRVTELVSESRASPDLVGVLILSQWSRLGLDRVDLGMEKPVFVGPICSDRYCLFLPVKGERDGVKVTVAVPAAAFDNYHRFLRDY